Proteins co-encoded in one bacterium genomic window:
- a CDS encoding DUF1844 domain-containing protein, with amino-acid sequence MPAGTGTRPEPYEGAGEAEARHAYAQHSPGHAQASGQPINFDTLVFSLASQAMIFLGDVADDEGKRHTDPALARQMIDLLGILREKTRGNLSPDEDRFLGDTLRDLRLHFVAVTGAKGQT; translated from the coding sequence ATGCCGGCGGGGACCGGCACGCGTCCGGAACCCTATGAGGGCGCGGGCGAGGCCGAGGCGCGTCACGCTTACGCGCAACATTCGCCGGGCCATGCCCAGGCGAGCGGGCAGCCGATCAACTTCGACACGCTCGTCTTTTCGCTCGCGAGCCAGGCGATGATCTTCCTGGGCGACGTTGCGGACGACGAGGGCAAGCGCCACACGGACCCCGCGCTCGCGCGCCAGATGATCGACCTGCTTGGCATCCTCCGCGAAAAAACGCGCGGCAACCTGTCGCCGGACGAGGATCGGTTTCTCGGGGACACGCTGCGCGACCTTCGCCTTCATTTCGTCGCCGTGACCGGCGCGAAGGGGCAAACGTGA
- the lptF gene encoding LPS export ABC transporter permease LptF, which yields MSLRIVHRYVGREVLVPFILGVVIFTFVLLMFQILKITEMVVQYGIAVTDVFLVLVYILPPFFVFTLPMAYLLAVILAVGRMSSDSELVALKAAGVSLTRIYPPILALSLAVGAATAVMTLKAESWGKERFREMLIETGRKHATLGIAAGVFQDRFEDFVIYVEEVDKKKNELDGIFIFDERIPEAPNIIVARKGRVAAAEDKEATLVIRLTDGAVHRTMKDPRAYEQATFSKYDVAIDVSRSFSADAPERSYLEMSVGDLKEHVARLRQEGEDEREMRRAWVEYHRRFAFPFACVVFGLIGMPLGVVPPRSGRGQGFTFAIVALCLYYLMFRVGENLGWKAVVHPFVAMWAPNALFAAIGFYLLWRKSEDREVWFLAAIVRAAARVRGLFRRRAGTRPER from the coding sequence ATGTCGCTTAGGATCGTGCATCGTTACGTCGGGCGCGAGGTGCTCGTTCCGTTTATCCTCGGCGTCGTGATTTTCACCTTCGTCCTTCTCATGTTCCAGATCCTGAAGATCACGGAGATGGTCGTGCAATACGGCATCGCCGTGACCGACGTGTTCCTTGTCCTTGTTTACATCCTGCCTCCGTTTTTCGTCTTTACGTTGCCGATGGCGTACCTCCTCGCCGTGATCCTGGCGGTCGGGCGAATGTCGTCCGACTCCGAACTCGTGGCCCTCAAGGCCGCGGGCGTGAGCCTGACGCGCATCTATCCGCCCATTCTCGCGCTGTCGCTCGCGGTCGGCGCGGCGACGGCCGTCATGACGCTGAAGGCCGAATCCTGGGGGAAGGAACGATTCCGCGAGATGCTGATCGAAACCGGCCGCAAGCACGCGACGCTCGGCATTGCCGCGGGCGTGTTTCAGGATCGGTTCGAGGATTTCGTCATCTACGTCGAGGAGGTGGACAAAAAGAAGAACGAACTCGACGGCATCTTCATCTTCGACGAACGCATCCCGGAAGCGCCGAACATCATCGTTGCGCGCAAGGGGCGCGTCGCCGCGGCCGAGGACAAGGAGGCGACGCTCGTCATCCGCCTGACGGACGGCGCGGTCCATCGCACGATGAAGGATCCACGCGCCTACGAGCAGGCGACCTTCTCGAAGTACGATGTCGCGATCGACGTGTCGCGATCGTTTTCCGCCGACGCGCCCGAGCGGTCGTATCTCGAAATGTCGGTCGGCGACCTGAAAGAGCACGTCGCCCGGCTTCGTCAAGAAGGCGAGGACGAGCGCGAAATGCGCCGCGCCTGGGTGGAGTATCACCGCCGGTTCGCGTTTCCGTTCGCGTGCGTCGTGTTCGGGCTTATCGGCATGCCGCTTGGCGTCGTGCCGCCCCGCTCGGGCCGCGGGCAGGGGTTCACGTTCGCCATCGTCGCGCTTTGCCTCTACTACCTCATGTTCCGCGTCGGCGAGAATCTCGGATGGAAAGCCGTGGTGCATCCGTTTGTCGCGATGTGGGCGCCGAACGCGCTGTTTGCCGCGATCGGTTTTTATCTGCTCTGGCGAAAAAGCGAGGATCGCGAGGTGTGGTTCCTGGCCGCCATCGTGCGCGCCGCCGCGCGGGTGCGCGGTCTGTTTCGCCGCCGGGCCGGCACGCGGCCGGAGCGCTGA
- a CDS encoding pyridoxal phosphate-dependent aminotransferase, whose product MHHVSKLAVATPPFYVMEVLERAQELENAGVDIVHMEVGEPDFDSPAAARKAGAAAIDTSDTHYTHSLGKPELREAIAAWHRNQYGVAVDPECVLVTVGTSAALLLTFLAIGDPGDEVIIPDPYYACYPNIIAAAGAVPVRVPIREEDGFALDPDAVRGAITKRTRALLINSPANPTGAVMPREAIAALAELPVPVVSDEIYHGLTYKHRAASLGEFTQDGIVINGFSKLFAMTGWRLGYAIVPHDLVRPMRNLQQNFFISAPSFAQTAANAALTHAAVDVERMRVFYDERRRAVLAGLAKLGLAPKVEPTGAFYVFVDVRELCRATGFNSLALAFDILERAHVAVTPGTDFGPGGEGYIRLSYANHLDRLMEGLRRLGGYIAERG is encoded by the coding sequence ATGCATCACGTCTCGAAACTCGCCGTCGCCACGCCGCCGTTCTACGTGATGGAGGTACTCGAGCGCGCGCAGGAGCTCGAAAACGCGGGTGTCGACATCGTGCACATGGAGGTCGGCGAGCCGGATTTCGATTCGCCCGCCGCCGCGCGTAAGGCCGGCGCCGCCGCGATCGACACAAGCGACACGCACTACACGCATAGCCTCGGTAAGCCCGAACTGCGCGAGGCGATCGCCGCGTGGCATCGAAATCAATACGGCGTGGCGGTCGATCCGGAGTGCGTTCTGGTGACGGTGGGCACGTCGGCGGCGCTGCTTTTGACGTTCCTTGCGATCGGCGATCCGGGCGACGAGGTCATCATCCCGGACCCCTACTACGCCTGCTATCCGAACATCATCGCCGCCGCGGGCGCGGTGCCGGTGCGCGTGCCGATCCGCGAGGAAGACGGCTTCGCGCTCGACCCGGACGCGGTACGCGGCGCGATCACCAAACGCACGCGCGCGCTGCTGATCAACTCCCCCGCGAACCCCACGGGCGCGGTCATGCCGCGCGAGGCGATCGCCGCGCTCGCCGAGCTGCCCGTCCCAGTCGTGTCCGACGAGATCTACCACGGGCTGACCTATAAGCACCGCGCGGCGTCGCTTGGCGAGTTCACGCAAGACGGCATCGTCATCAACGGATTCTCGAAGCTGTTCGCGATGACTGGCTGGCGGCTCGGTTACGCGATCGTTCCACATGATCTCGTGCGCCCGATGCGCAATCTCCAGCAGAATTTTTTCATCAGCGCGCCAAGCTTCGCGCAGACGGCGGCGAATGCCGCCCTGACGCACGCCGCCGTCGACGTCGAGCGCATGCGCGTCTTCTACGACGAGCGCCGGCGCGCGGTGCTGGCGGGGCTCGCGAAGCTTGGGCTTGCGCCGAAGGTGGAGCCGACCGGCGCGTTTTATGTCTTCGTGGACGTGCGCGAGCTGTGCCGCGCGACGGGATTCAACTCGCTCGCGCTCGCGTTCGACATCCTCGAACGCGCGCACGTCGCCGTGACGCCCGGCACGGATTTCGGTCCCGGCGGCGAGGGGTACATCCGCTTAAGCTATGCGAATCACCTGGATCGGTTGATGGAGGGGTTGCGTCGGCTGGGCGGGTATATCGCGGAGCGCGGTTAG
- a CDS encoding nucleotide exchange factor GrpE, whose translation MSVYDESGNTRDEHPVDVGPSDAPSEEEQVAAIEKEGLEGESTDDAAALKSREQELLDHLQRLMAEFDNYKKKNAREYERGVARGVEKVVLALLPAWDSLRLASEAARTATDAEAIGKGVEAVTRQMQTALESIGVAEICPERGDRLDPALHDVMLAQPTDDFEPDAVIETFQSGFRLADQVIRPAKVKVARATDA comes from the coding sequence ATGAGTGTGTACGACGAAAGCGGGAATACCCGCGATGAGCATCCGGTTGACGTCGGTCCGTCCGACGCGCCGTCGGAGGAAGAACAGGTGGCCGCGATCGAGAAGGAAGGCCTCGAGGGCGAATCGACCGATGACGCCGCCGCATTGAAGTCGAGGGAGCAGGAGTTGCTTGACCATCTTCAGCGCCTGATGGCGGAATTCGACAACTACAAAAAGAAAAACGCGCGCGAATATGAACGTGGCGTCGCTCGCGGTGTCGAAAAGGTCGTTTTGGCCTTGTTGCCGGCCTGGGATAGCCTGCGTCTTGCGTCGGAGGCCGCCCGCACGGCGACAGATGCCGAAGCGATCGGGAAGGGTGTCGAGGCGGTGACGCGACAAATGCAGACGGCGTTGGAGTCGATCGGCGTCGCGGAGATCTGTCCCGAACGCGGCGACAGGCTCGATCCGGCGCTGCACGACGTGATGCTCGCCCAGCCGACCGACGATTTCGAACCGGATGCCGTCATCGAGACGTTTCAATCCGGTTTTCGCCTTGCGGATCAGGTGATCCGTCCGGCGAAGGTCAAGGTCGCGCGCGCAACCGACGCCTGA
- a CDS encoding lysophospholipid acyltransferase family protein, which produces MRIVIAIFTWIFTRPSWERSEIWGERIGRLMWRVGIRKRVVMDNLHLVFASDTTPEGHRKDDAELAAICRAVYENLGRLIVLYFRTDLMDAAFFRDRFEAEGMEHLRDGIARGRGVLGIGMHFGILDIAMGKAAHELDAPITLVGKNIKNPVVNNWFIESRRRMRFDTVGPKDTRQEILTRLGRNELVTMVLDQSMRERYAIYVNVMGRLTATNKSAAGLARDSGATVVPGWAYRVGPARYRLVAQPPIPYITHDDPDEERRLNTQAYVERLDAAILENPEHWFWLHRRWKRVKEIEDRKSKIED; this is translated from the coding sequence GTGCGTATCGTGATCGCCATCTTCACGTGGATTTTCACGCGGCCGTCGTGGGAGCGCTCCGAGATCTGGGGCGAGCGGATCGGCCGGCTTATGTGGCGGGTCGGCATCCGCAAGCGCGTCGTCATGGACAATCTTCACCTGGTATTCGCCTCCGATACGACGCCCGAGGGCCATCGAAAAGACGACGCCGAGCTCGCCGCGATCTGCCGCGCGGTGTACGAAAACCTCGGCCGTCTCATCGTGCTCTATTTCCGCACCGACCTCATGGACGCGGCGTTTTTTCGCGACCGCTTCGAGGCGGAGGGGATGGAACATCTGCGCGACGGAATCGCCAGGGGGCGCGGCGTTCTCGGCATCGGCATGCACTTTGGCATCCTCGATATCGCGATGGGCAAGGCCGCGCACGAGCTCGACGCGCCGATTACGCTCGTCGGCAAAAACATCAAGAATCCCGTCGTCAACAACTGGTTTATCGAATCGCGCCGGCGCATGCGTTTCGATACGGTCGGCCCCAAGGACACACGCCAGGAAATTCTGACGCGGCTTGGCCGCAACGAGCTTGTGACGATGGTGCTCGATCAGAGCATGCGCGAGCGCTACGCGATTTACGTCAACGTCATGGGACGCCTGACCGCGACAAACAAGTCCGCCGCCGGGCTTGCGCGCGATTCCGGAGCGACGGTCGTTCCGGGCTGGGCGTATCGCGTCGGCCCCGCGCGCTACCGCCTGGTCGCCCAGCCGCCCATCCCGTACATCACGCATGACGACCCCGACGAGGAGCGGCGGCTCAACACGCAGGCGTACGTCGAACGCCTGGACGCGGCGATCCTCGAGAATCCGGAGCACTGGTTCTGGCTGCACCGAAGGTGGAAGCGGGTAAAGGAGATCGAGGATCGAAAATCGAAGATTGAAGATTGA
- a CDS encoding ribonuclease Z — MQSGVDMRENLHDERRSESQGDSLRLRVTFLGVGSWFPEADKAGPATLVESAGGALLVDCGEGAVRRLVGANVPIERVDAILVTHTHPDHVAGLLPFFFALRVTKMRTAPMTIAGPPGIAGLVALLPKFGDPDLLDEIPALDIRELAPNLAVDIAGCRVTPHAVSHRDPTFGYRIESGGAVIAFSADTGPCDALIELARDADLFICEAGTTGAYPMHLTPEQAGEAAAAANAKRVRLTHLAPAADPDEFLARARKVYTGDIDIARELDAVDLGE, encoded by the coding sequence ATGCAATCGGGTGTCGATATGCGGGAGAATTTGCACGACGAACGACGAAGCGAAAGCCAGGGCGATTCGCTCCGATTGCGCGTCACGTTCCTTGGCGTCGGCTCCTGGTTTCCCGAGGCGGACAAGGCGGGGCCGGCGACGCTCGTCGAGTCCGCGGGCGGCGCGTTGCTGGTCGATTGCGGCGAAGGCGCGGTTCGGCGGCTTGTCGGGGCGAACGTGCCGATCGAGCGCGTGGACGCGATCCTCGTCACGCACACGCACCCCGACCACGTCGCCGGTCTGCTGCCGTTTTTCTTCGCTCTGCGCGTCACGAAAATGAGAACGGCGCCGATGACGATCGCGGGGCCGCCGGGAATCGCCGGGCTTGTCGCGCTGCTCCCGAAGTTCGGCGATCCCGATCTTCTCGATGAGATTCCGGCGCTCGACATCCGGGAACTTGCGCCGAATTTGGCGGTGGATATCGCGGGATGCCGCGTCACGCCGCACGCGGTTTCGCATCGCGATCCGACTTTCGGCTACCGCATCGAGTCGGGCGGCGCCGTGATCGCCTTTTCCGCCGACACCGGGCCGTGCGACGCGCTCATCGAGCTGGCGCGCGACGCGGATCTGTTCATTTGCGAAGCCGGTACGACCGGCGCGTATCCCATGCACCTGACGCCCGAGCAGGCGGGCGAGGCGGCCGCTGCCGCGAATGCGAAACGCGTGCGCCTGACGCACCTGGCGCCCGCCGCGGACCCAGACGAGTTTCTGGCCAGAGCGCGGAAGGTCTACACGGGCGATATCGACATCGCGCGGGAACTCGATGCGGTGGATCTTGGCGAATGA
- a CDS encoding Hsp20/alpha crystallin family protein, which translates to MTRESQDLVGLTKELQQKIRARVTAAAGIAAGAGGADEPACDVVETPDAYILAIEFPGIDPDSVEIDVKDRTVRVTATSRPDGVNRETRQAIRVDRGADKWVRSVELPQQVEAGTGKRSYDNGVLRVTLSKSASGGR; encoded by the coding sequence ATGACGCGGGAATCGCAGGATCTGGTCGGGCTCACCAAGGAGCTTCAGCAAAAGATCCGCGCCCGTGTGACCGCCGCGGCGGGTATCGCCGCCGGCGCCGGAGGCGCGGACGAACCCGCGTGCGATGTCGTCGAGACGCCCGACGCGTATATCCTTGCCATCGAGTTTCCGGGCATCGATCCCGATAGCGTCGAGATCGACGTGAAGGATCGGACCGTGCGCGTCACGGCGACATCCAGGCCGGATGGGGTGAATCGCGAAACGCGGCAGGCGATCCGCGTCGATCGTGGCGCCGACAAGTGGGTACGTTCGGTGGAATTGCCGCAACAAGTCGAAGCCGGGACGGGTAAGCGTTCGTACGACAACGGCGTTTTACGCGTCACGTTGTCCAAGTCGGCGTCCGGCGGGCGCTGA
- the dnaK gene encoding molecular chaperone DnaK — MGKIIGIDLGTTNSVVAVMEGNEPRVITNAEGGRVTPSVVAFTKDGERLVGQLAKRQAVSNPERTVYSIKRFMGRRYDEVNEEARMVSYKVIRTENGDARVQVGDKQYSPPEISAMILQKLKSAAEDYLGQTVNEAVITVPAYFNDAQRQATKDAGKIAGLDVKRIINEPTAAALAYGMDKKKDQTIAVYDFGGGTFDVSILEVGENVVEVKSTNGDTHLGGDNLDHRVVDWIIQEFKKDQGIDLSRDAMAHQRLREAAEKAKIELSSTMETQINLPFVTADATGPKHLDLKLTRSKFEQLVGDLLEKTLEPCRKALRDAKMSPSDIHEVILVGGSTRIPKVQEYVKELFAREPHKGVNPDEVVAVGAAVQGGVLAGDVKDVLLLDVTPLSLGIETLGGVMTRLIERNTTIPTRKSEIFSTAADSQTSVEIHVLQGEREMARDNRTLGKFHLVGIPPAPRGVPQVEVTFDIDANGIVSVSARDKATGKEQKITITASSGLSDDDVKNMVKDAEEHADEDKKRREEIELRNKADSQAYAIEKMLKENESAIDAPERESITAAIADVRGALEGDDVEAIRAKLGALEAASHRLAEAMYKKASQEQQPGAEPGAGGGAKAGAGHGDDVIDAEIVDEN, encoded by the coding sequence ATGGGAAAAATCATTGGAATTGATCTTGGCACGACGAACTCCGTCGTCGCCGTCATGGAAGGCAACGAGCCGCGCGTCATCACGAACGCGGAGGGAGGGCGCGTCACGCCGTCCGTCGTGGCGTTCACGAAAGACGGGGAGCGGCTTGTGGGGCAGCTCGCCAAGCGCCAGGCCGTCAGCAACCCGGAGCGCACGGTTTATTCGATCAAGCGCTTCATGGGCCGCCGGTACGACGAAGTGAACGAGGAGGCCCGCATGGTCTCCTACAAGGTCATCCGCACGGAAAACGGCGATGCCCGCGTGCAGGTCGGCGACAAGCAGTATTCGCCGCCCGAAATCTCCGCGATGATCCTGCAAAAGCTCAAGAGCGCGGCGGAGGACTATCTCGGCCAGACGGTGAACGAGGCGGTCATCACCGTGCCGGCGTATTTCAACGACGCGCAGCGACAGGCGACCAAGGACGCCGGCAAGATCGCCGGGCTCGACGTCAAGCGCATCATCAACGAGCCCACGGCGGCGGCGCTCGCCTACGGCATGGACAAGAAGAAAGACCAGACCATCGCCGTGTACGACTTCGGCGGCGGCACGTTCGACGTGTCGATCCTGGAGGTCGGCGAGAATGTCGTGGAGGTCAAGTCGACCAACGGCGACACGCACCTTGGCGGCGATAACCTCGACCATCGCGTCGTGGACTGGATCATTCAGGAGTTCAAGAAAGACCAGGGCATCGACCTGTCCAGGGACGCGATGGCGCACCAACGCCTGCGCGAGGCGGCGGAAAAAGCGAAGATCGAGCTTTCCTCCACCATGGAGACGCAGATCAACCTGCCGTTCGTCACCGCCGACGCGACGGGGCCCAAACATCTGGACCTCAAGCTGACGCGCAGCAAATTCGAGCAGCTTGTCGGCGACCTGCTCGAAAAGACGCTCGAGCCGTGCCGCAAGGCGCTGCGCGACGCGAAGATGTCGCCGTCGGACATCCACGAGGTGATCCTCGTCGGCGGCTCGACGCGCATCCCCAAGGTTCAGGAGTACGTCAAGGAACTGTTCGCGCGCGAGCCGCACAAGGGCGTGAACCCGGACGAGGTCGTCGCGGTGGGCGCGGCGGTGCAGGGCGGCGTGCTCGCGGGAGACGTGAAGGACGTGCTTCTGCTTGACGTGACGCCGCTTTCGCTCGGCATCGAAACGCTCGGCGGGGTCATGACGCGGCTCATCGAACGCAACACGACGATCCCGACGCGCAAGAGCGAGATCTTCTCGACCGCGGCCGACAGCCAGACGAGCGTGGAGATTCACGTATTGCAGGGCGAGCGCGAAATGGCGCGGGACAACCGAACGCTCGGCAAATTCCACCTGGTCGGCATTCCGCCGGCGCCGCGCGGCGTTCCGCAGGTTGAGGTGACGTTCGACATCGACGCCAACGGGATCGTTTCCGTGTCGGCCAGGGACAAGGCGACCGGCAAGGAGCAAAAGATCACCATCACGGCGAGCTCGGGACTGTCCGACGACGACGTGAAGAATATGGTGAAAGACGCCGAGGAACACGCCGACGAGGACAAGAAGCGGCGCGAGGAAATCGAGTTGCGCAACAAGGCCGATTCGCAGGCCTACGCGATCGAGAAGATGCTGAAGGAAAACGAGTCCGCGATCGACGCGCCCGAACGCGAATCAATCACGGCGGCCATCGCCGACGTGCGCGGCGCGCTCGAGGGCGATGATGTCGAGGCGATCCGCGCCAAACTCGGCGCGCTCGAGGCCGCGAGCCACAGGCTTGCGGAGGCCATGTACAAGAAGGCAAGTCAGGAGCAGCAGCCGGGCGCGGAGCCGGGCGCGGGCGGCGGCGCCAAGGCCGGCGCGGGTCACGGCGACGACGTCATCGACGCGGAGATCGTTGACGAGAATTGA
- the lptG gene encoding LPS export ABC transporter permease LptG, translating into MRLRVLDRYIGAQFARMFALCLSGFVVIYIVVDFIERSSQIFKSDPPLTAVALYFLYKMPLILFQIVPVACLLGALLSLIGLARGSEITAIKAGGVPILRACAPILALSALISGGAFLINEYVVPRANETREYIYKVQIKKQVWRVKYRKQNVYYKSGETIYSFGLFVPEQGKISDVRLYRFDENFHLAERAIAETARYAGDHWELVSGVAWRFAEGRIASSTPFETLAIDLDETPEEMKIYQKDPETMSYRELAALVGELEEKGYDTTSYRVDMQGKLAFPLVPVIMAMLSVPFAVRIGRSGGIALGVGIAVVIGVVYWIVLGLGLALGKSGALPPVAAAWGSHVIFGLGGLVGLVKVRQ; encoded by the coding sequence ATGCGCCTTCGCGTGCTCGATCGCTACATCGGCGCGCAATTCGCGCGCATGTTCGCGCTTTGCCTTTCGGGTTTTGTCGTCATCTACATCGTCGTCGATTTCATCGAGCGGTCGAGCCAGATTTTCAAGAGCGATCCCCCCCTTACGGCGGTGGCTCTCTATTTCCTCTACAAGATGCCGCTGATTCTTTTTCAGATCGTGCCCGTGGCGTGCCTGCTCGGCGCGCTGCTTTCGCTCATCGGCCTTGCGCGCGGCAGCGAGATCACCGCGATCAAGGCCGGCGGCGTGCCGATCCTGCGCGCCTGCGCGCCGATTCTCGCACTGTCCGCGTTGATTTCCGGCGGCGCGTTCCTGATCAACGAATACGTCGTGCCGCGCGCGAACGAGACGCGCGAATACATCTACAAGGTGCAAATCAAAAAACAGGTCTGGCGCGTCAAATACCGCAAGCAGAACGTCTATTACAAAAGCGGGGAGACCATCTATTCGTTCGGCCTGTTTGTCCCGGAACAGGGCAAGATCAGCGACGTGCGCCTGTATCGCTTCGACGAAAATTTTCACCTGGCCGAGCGCGCGATCGCCGAAACGGCGCGCTACGCGGGCGATCACTGGGAGCTGGTGTCCGGTGTTGCGTGGCGATTCGCGGAAGGCCGCATCGCGTCGTCCACCCCGTTCGAGACGCTTGCGATCGATCTCGACGAAACGCCCGAGGAGATGAAGATCTATCAGAAAGACCCCGAGACGATGAGCTACCGCGAACTGGCCGCGCTTGTCGGCGAGTTGGAGGAAAAGGGTTACGACACCACGTCCTATCGCGTGGACATGCAGGGCAAGCTCGCGTTTCCGCTCGTGCCCGTCATCATGGCGATGCTCAGCGTGCCGTTCGCCGTGCGGATCGGCCGTTCCGGCGGCATCGCGCTTGGAGTCGGCATCGCCGTCGTCATCGGCGTCGTTTACTGGATCGTGCTCGGCCTTGGCCTTGCGCTCGGCAAATCCGGCGCCCTGCCGCCTGTCGCCGCCGCCTGGGGCAGCCACGTGATATTCGGACTTGGGGGATTGGTGGGACTGGTGAAAGTCAGGCAGTAG
- a CDS encoding J domain-containing protein, with the protein METGKRDYYEVLGVPRGASDKDIKTAYRKLARACHPDFHPNDQNAERKFKELNEAYAVLSNDEARKKYDQWGHAGGPSANGQGFDFSNFDFSHGAGSFSGFGQTYQSSGFDDIINELFGGMRGRGAKRTGFGAGRQARGRDIESELAIEFSDAIHGAKKTVNLEWPDGARTISFNVPAGVTDGTRIRVPGKGLAGTGGAGDLYVRLRVKPDPRFSRDGDHLRTSVGISIAEAVCGAKIPVPTPEGPTTISIPPGTQGGQVFRVAGKGVRRKSGPAGDLLVTIKIVVPRDVGEAGRELIRRFDGEHPVRAR; encoded by the coding sequence ATGGAAACCGGAAAACGCGATTATTACGAAGTTCTCGGCGTGCCGCGCGGCGCGTCGGACAAGGACATCAAGACCGCGTATCGCAAGCTCGCGCGCGCGTGCCATCCGGATTTTCATCCAAACGACCAAAACGCGGAGCGCAAGTTCAAGGAGTTGAACGAGGCGTACGCGGTGCTGTCGAACGACGAGGCGCGGAAAAAATACGACCAATGGGGACACGCCGGCGGGCCGTCGGCAAACGGGCAGGGGTTCGATTTCTCGAATTTCGATTTCTCGCACGGCGCGGGATCGTTTTCGGGCTTCGGCCAGACCTATCAGTCCTCGGGTTTCGACGACATCATCAACGAGCTCTTCGGCGGCATGCGTGGACGCGGCGCAAAACGAACGGGTTTTGGGGCGGGGCGTCAGGCGCGCGGGCGCGATATCGAGTCGGAACTGGCGATCGAATTCAGCGATGCCATCCACGGCGCGAAAAAAACCGTGAATCTCGAATGGCCCGACGGCGCGCGGACGATCAGCTTCAACGTTCCGGCGGGCGTCACGGACGGAACGCGCATCCGTGTGCCCGGCAAGGGGCTGGCCGGCACGGGCGGCGCGGGCGATCTGTATGTCCGCCTGCGGGTAAAGCCGGACCCGCGATTTTCGCGCGACGGCGACCACCTCCGCACGAGCGTGGGGATCAGCATCGCCGAGGCGGTGTGCGGCGCGAAGATACCGGTGCCGACGCCCGAGGGGCCGACAACCATTTCCATCCCGCCCGGAACGCAGGGCGGGCAGGTGTTTCGCGTCGCCGGCAAGGGCGTGCGACGCAAATCCGGGCCCGCGGGCGACCTTTTGGTGACGATCAAGATCGTCGTCCCCAGGGACGTCGGCGAGGCGGGCCGCGAGTTGATTCGACGGTTTGACGGAGAGCATCCCGTTCGCGCGCGATAG
- a CDS encoding SGNH/GDSL hydrolase family protein: protein MSRPSFFHRIWRNRRNLLILAGCVVFLEIVLRFVFPVQDETYFYRRPGDDNYVEDRELFWVPGDRYASQWSVVDATPAANLIYTFGGSIATECCGATTNFSRIVDEKLPDFRVANMATAGFTSFQSRRLLERAFKRKPARVTLFCHAFNDMGPAYHTDKEMWIRNQRFSTKAQWFLMRLKTLALLRRGIRAARGFDPYAGDPRPARVTPAEYWENLAGAAKHATRFGGRVVFVTQGYADAYSNRAAEPYFKEMRRIAEAMDRVEFMDVRPVIEARIVEKFGAVPELYDFNRLAVHTDYCHLTDEGHALVADLIVSFLRAKGYARPATPTNSSPGAS from the coding sequence ATGAGCCGTCCGTCGTTTTTTCACCGCATTTGGCGCAACCGCCGAAACCTGTTGATTCTCGCCGGGTGCGTCGTTTTTCTGGAGATCGTGTTGCGTTTCGTCTTTCCCGTTCAGGACGAGACGTATTTCTATCGCCGTCCCGGCGACGACAATTACGTCGAGGACCGCGAACTGTTCTGGGTGCCCGGAGATCGTTATGCGTCGCAATGGAGCGTTGTCGACGCGACGCCCGCCGCGAATCTGATCTACACGTTCGGCGGGTCGATCGCCACGGAATGCTGCGGGGCCACCACGAATTTCAGCCGGATCGTCGACGAAAAGCTGCCGGACTTTCGCGTGGCGAATATGGCCACCGCGGGATTTACGTCGTTTCAGTCGCGCCGCCTGCTTGAACGCGCGTTCAAACGCAAGCCGGCGCGCGTCACGTTGTTTTGCCACGCGTTCAACGACATGGGGCCCGCCTACCATACCGACAAGGAAATGTGGATTCGCAATCAGCGGTTCTCGACAAAGGCCCAGTGGTTTCTCATGCGTTTGAAAACCCTGGCGTTGCTGCGTCGCGGGATTCGCGCCGCGCGCGGGTTTGATCCCTACGCCGGCGATCCGCGGCCGGCGCGCGTGACGCCCGCGGAATATTGGGAAAACCTCGCCGGCGCCGCCAAACACGCCACACGGTTCGGCGGACGGGTCGTCTTTGTCACGCAGGGGTACGCGGACGCCTATTCCAATCGCGCCGCCGAGCCTTATTTCAAGGAAATGCGGCGGATCGCCGAGGCGATGGATCGCGTGGAATTCATGGACGTGCGCCCGGTGATCGAGGCGCGGATCGTGGAGAAATTCGGCGCGGTGCCCGAGCTTTACGATTTCAATCGGCTGGCCGTGCACACCGACTATTGCCACCTCACCGACGAAGGCCACGCTCTCGTTGCCGACTTGATCGTCTCGTTCTTGCGCGCCAAGGGCTACGCGCGGCCGGCGACGCCGACGAATTCCTCGCCCGGAGCTTCGTGA